In Acidimicrobiales bacterium, a single window of DNA contains:
- a CDS encoding LUD domain-containing protein has protein sequence MKLSEEVTAEFSELASDGRIQAAATALEQNGIQTQIVDSGEEAREAVRSLLVDGAEVYNNTSQTLEAIGVADDIERSGRYQPLRLRLYQMDREMQKREMRNLAASPDYVVGSAHALTEDGLLLFASASGSQLGPIVSGAGRVILVIGGQKIVPDVATGMRRLYEYCFPLEDQRARLAYGVPSGVNNILIINRVVGPGRITVILVKERLGF, from the coding sequence ATGAAGCTGAGCGAAGAGGTCACAGCCGAGTTCTCCGAGCTCGCCTCCGACGGCCGGATCCAAGCCGCCGCAACGGCGCTCGAGCAAAACGGGATACAGACCCAGATCGTCGACTCAGGCGAAGAGGCCCGGGAGGCGGTTCGTTCGCTTCTGGTCGACGGCGCGGAGGTATACAACAACACGTCGCAGACACTCGAAGCGATCGGCGTGGCAGACGACATCGAACGGTCCGGTCGATACCAACCGTTGAGGCTGCGCCTGTACCAGATGGACCGCGAAATGCAGAAACGTGAGATGCGCAACCTCGCCGCGTCCCCTGATTACGTGGTGGGTAGCGCCCACGCACTCACGGAGGACGGTTTGCTTCTGTTCGCGTCTGCGTCGGGGAGCCAGCTCGGCCCGATCGTATCGGGGGCAGGACGGGTGATCCTGGTGATCGGCGGCCAGAAGATCGTCCCTGACGTCGCTACTGGGATGCGACGTTTGTACGAGTACTGCTTTCCACTCGAGGACCAGCGTGCCCGGCTCGCTTACGGGGTTCCCAGCGGCGTCAACAACATCCTGATCATCAACCGGGTGGTCGGTCCCGGCCGGATCACGGTCATTCTGGTGAAAGAACGGCTCGGTTTCTGA
- a CDS encoding FAD-dependent oxidoreductase, which yields MSDFASPSSMFDYDSRPVTPQVVLVGGRASPDGYAIRDFLSRNGYPYEWVDVDDQQRVSALFGSDDVDRSRLPVCVLPDGTRLAPARIEQVAAGLGMVSAPSLSEYDVTIVGAGPAGLAASVYGASEGLRTVVVEAVAPGGQAGTTSMIENYLGFPQGISGNELATRAAAQARRFGTEILLARRLVDLSTDGPGYSVCLSDGSTVRTRAVILASGVDWRRIEVPGVEDLLGAGVYYGAGPSEALSCRGCRVAVVGGGNSAGQAVARFSRYASRVTLLVRGDTLAASMSQYLIDSVTNLANVDVRTSTRIVGVEADGHLHGLVLSTGEEGEQERLPVDSLFVCIGGVPRTQGAGKVGLATDASGYIRTGNDLAAVPGSLDDWPLPRQPLPLETNLPGLFAAGDVRSGSIKRCAAAIGEGSMALALVHRRLAELGGE from the coding sequence GTGTCCGATTTCGCCTCGCCGTCGTCGATGTTCGATTACGACTCGCGCCCGGTCACGCCACAGGTGGTGCTGGTCGGCGGCCGAGCGTCGCCCGACGGGTACGCCATCCGGGACTTCTTGAGCCGGAACGGATACCCGTACGAGTGGGTCGATGTGGACGATCAGCAGCGAGTCAGCGCGCTGTTCGGGTCCGACGATGTGGATCGATCTCGGCTGCCGGTATGCGTACTGCCGGACGGTACCCGGCTTGCGCCGGCGAGGATCGAGCAGGTGGCGGCCGGGTTGGGGATGGTGTCGGCGCCGTCGTTGTCCGAGTACGACGTCACAATCGTGGGTGCGGGACCTGCTGGCCTGGCTGCCTCGGTGTATGGCGCTTCTGAGGGGCTCCGGACCGTGGTGGTCGAGGCCGTGGCGCCCGGCGGTCAGGCCGGTACGACGTCGATGATCGAGAACTACCTGGGCTTTCCGCAGGGGATTTCCGGTAACGAGCTGGCGACCAGAGCGGCCGCGCAGGCCCGCCGTTTTGGGACGGAGATTCTCCTGGCCCGCCGGCTGGTCGACCTCTCGACGGACGGACCGGGATATTCGGTGTGTTTGTCGGATGGATCCACCGTGCGGACCAGGGCGGTGATTCTGGCCAGCGGCGTTGACTGGCGGAGAATTGAGGTCCCCGGGGTCGAGGACCTCCTCGGCGCGGGTGTGTATTACGGGGCCGGACCGAGCGAAGCGCTTTCTTGCCGGGGCTGTCGGGTGGCGGTCGTCGGAGGGGGGAACTCAGCAGGACAGGCTGTGGCGCGGTTCTCGCGCTACGCGTCCCGGGTCACGCTGTTGGTGAGGGGTGACACGCTTGCCGCGTCGATGTCCCAGTATCTGATCGACAGTGTGACCAACCTCGCCAACGTAGACGTCCGCACCTCCACCCGGATCGTCGGCGTCGAGGCCGACGGGCACCTGCATGGTTTGGTCCTCTCCACAGGTGAAGAGGGAGAGCAGGAACGCTTGCCGGTGGACTCGTTGTTCGTCTGCATCGGCGGTGTTCCCCGCACGCAGGGTGCGGGGAAGGTCGGCCTGGCGACCGATGCTTCGGGCTATATCCGCACCGGTAACGATCTGGCGGCGGTGCCCGGCTCGCTTGACGACTGGCCGTTGCCGCGCCAGCCCCTGCCGCTTGAAACGAACCTGCCGGGTCTGTTCGCCGCCGGCGACGTGCGTAGCGGTTCGATCAAGCGTTGCGCAGCCGCGATAGGCGAGGGATCAATGGCTCTCGCGCTGGTTCACCGGCGGCTAGCGGAACTGGGCGGCGAATGA
- a CDS encoding AAA family ATPase, which translates to MPSELLGRARERAMVEGLVEQARQGLSSVMVIRGEAGIGKTALIEHTLSSARGSAHARVMGFEAEIELGFAGLHRLLAPWSSAMVDLPEPQRSALAAAFGEISDTVPDRFLVGLAALTLLAAAASSDRPLLCVVDDAQWLDQASLEVLAFVGRRLYAESVVLIFGVRDVLPPPTVLAGFPELHLSGLDETVAAQLLAALGASMLDDRAVKRIVEETNGNPLAIVELVKAMAPEQLAIGGFFPDVLPIDHQLERQFLRQVMSLPTGSKRLLLLAAADGTGDSALLWRAAKSLGLTVDDAAAAEAANLLRLRPSVAFRHPLIRSSVYGAATPAERRQSHAALAEATDARRDPDRKTWHRAAATVEPDEHVASELEQSAIRARSNGSYAAETRFLSFAADLSPDDAERGRRRLAAAEAALKAGGRQQARSLLSEAMPELIGTILQAQALRLDAALQAEAVPGEVPAILLKAARALRPLDEQLTRETLLEALAATLISSQLTQGTDQFEIATEAMTAVAGHHDRTITDLMLETFGTRMTAGFETSVPLLRESIEALLKHDLSASGLLRWSVLGTNLACDLWDIDGLRDLQQHMERVDRERGDLNHLRATLGGSAQYEMWAGNLALAEALHDEASRIAIALGEFPEGDVLNVSVYAWLGREERTREIAALATSEFFEAIGAGVVVNLALAGLATLEISLGRYRQAVVPAKRLFDDDQLPFGNNILPLLVEASARCGEDRLAAEALSRLASRAEASGTLWGLGLLSRCRALISEGAEAEAHYRDAIAKLEQTPAATDIAWAHLVFGEWLRRQNRRVEARESLRVALNMFSSMGAKTFAQRATIELRATGEHARKRSPEARDSLTPQEEQIAHMAARHATNAEIAAQLFISANTVDYHLRKVFRKLNVNSRRELTSMHKSG; encoded by the coding sequence ATGCCATCTGAGCTTTTGGGAAGAGCCCGGGAGCGGGCGATGGTTGAAGGTCTGGTGGAGCAAGCCCGACAGGGTCTGAGCAGTGTCATGGTCATCCGTGGAGAGGCCGGCATCGGCAAGACCGCCCTGATTGAGCACACACTCAGCTCGGCCCGAGGTTCAGCTCATGCTCGGGTCATGGGATTCGAAGCAGAGATTGAACTTGGCTTTGCCGGGCTCCACCGGCTGTTGGCACCATGGTCATCGGCGATGGTCGACCTGCCCGAGCCCCAGCGGTCCGCGCTAGCGGCGGCGTTCGGCGAGATCAGTGACACCGTTCCTGATCGGTTCCTCGTCGGTCTGGCCGCCCTGACGCTTCTCGCCGCCGCTGCGTCCAGCGACCGGCCTCTTCTTTGTGTCGTCGACGACGCGCAATGGTTGGACCAAGCGTCTCTTGAGGTGCTGGCCTTCGTGGGTCGCAGGCTGTACGCCGAGAGTGTTGTTTTGATATTTGGAGTGCGCGACGTGCTCCCCCCACCCACTGTGCTTGCCGGCTTCCCCGAGCTGCACCTGTCCGGGCTGGATGAGACCGTCGCTGCACAGTTGCTCGCTGCCCTGGGTGCCTCGATGCTGGACGATCGGGCAGTGAAGCGGATTGTCGAGGAGACCAACGGCAATCCACTTGCCATTGTCGAGCTGGTGAAGGCGATGGCTCCTGAACAGCTTGCCATCGGCGGGTTCTTCCCTGACGTCCTCCCGATTGACCATCAGCTTGAGAGGCAATTCCTACGGCAGGTTATGTCCCTTCCGACGGGTTCAAAGAGGCTTCTGTTGTTAGCGGCCGCGGATGGGACGGGCGATTCAGCACTGCTGTGGCGAGCGGCCAAGTCGCTTGGCCTCACCGTCGATGACGCCGCCGCGGCGGAGGCGGCGAACCTCTTGCGGCTACGGCCGAGCGTTGCATTTCGACATCCTCTTATTCGCTCCTCTGTGTATGGCGCAGCTACTCCAGCGGAGCGACGCCAATCTCACGCAGCTCTGGCCGAGGCCACTGACGCGCGTCGCGATCCTGACCGAAAGACTTGGCATCGCGCCGCCGCAACCGTCGAGCCCGACGAGCACGTCGCGTCGGAACTCGAGCAGTCCGCCATCCGAGCCCGGAGCAACGGAAGCTACGCGGCGGAAACGCGCTTCTTGAGTTTCGCGGCCGATCTCAGCCCCGACGATGCGGAACGAGGTCGGCGTCGCCTCGCCGCCGCAGAAGCAGCGCTCAAGGCGGGTGGCAGACAGCAAGCGCGAAGCCTGTTGTCAGAGGCGATGCCAGAGTTGATCGGGACGATACTGCAGGCGCAGGCTCTGCGCCTCGACGCCGCATTGCAGGCCGAAGCCGTCCCTGGCGAGGTGCCGGCCATCTTGCTCAAGGCGGCGCGAGCACTACGGCCCCTCGACGAGCAACTTACGAGAGAGACACTGCTCGAGGCGCTCGCCGCGACGCTTATCTCATCGCAGCTGACCCAAGGGACCGACCAGTTCGAGATCGCGACCGAGGCTATGACAGCGGTCGCTGGACATCACGACAGAACCATCACCGACCTGATGCTCGAAACCTTCGGCACCCGGATGACCGCCGGGTTCGAAACGAGTGTTCCCCTGCTGCGAGAATCGATTGAAGCCTTGCTGAAACACGATCTGTCAGCCTCAGGTCTGCTGCGTTGGTCGGTGTTAGGGACCAATCTCGCGTGTGATCTGTGGGATATCGACGGGTTGCGCGACCTCCAGCAGCACATGGAGCGGGTCGATCGCGAACGAGGCGATCTCAATCATCTCCGGGCGACTCTCGGTGGTAGCGCCCAGTACGAGATGTGGGCTGGAAACCTCGCCCTCGCCGAGGCTCTCCACGACGAAGCGTCCCGGATCGCGATCGCGCTGGGCGAGTTCCCCGAAGGTGACGTCCTGAACGTGAGCGTCTACGCCTGGCTGGGCAGGGAGGAGCGCACACGCGAGATAGCAGCCTTGGCCACCAGCGAGTTCTTCGAGGCCATCGGCGCCGGCGTAGTAGTTAACCTCGCGTTGGCGGGGCTGGCTACCCTCGAGATAAGTCTCGGTCGCTATCGTCAGGCGGTGGTGCCAGCCAAGCGCCTCTTCGACGACGATCAGCTTCCCTTCGGCAACAACATACTTCCATTGTTGGTCGAGGCATCCGCGCGCTGCGGTGAAGACAGACTTGCCGCCGAGGCTCTATCCCGGCTCGCCAGCAGGGCAGAGGCATCGGGGACTCTATGGGGCCTGGGCCTGCTCTCTCGTTGCCGAGCCCTGATCAGCGAAGGGGCAGAGGCCGAGGCCCACTACCGAGACGCCATCGCCAAACTTGAACAGACGCCGGCGGCAACTGATATCGCGTGGGCGCACCTGGTTTTCGGTGAGTGGCTGCGCCGACAAAACCGACGAGTCGAAGCCCGCGAGTCGCTCCGCGTGGCCTTAAACATGTTCAGCTCGATGGGAGCCAAGACCTTCGCTCAGCGAGCGACGATCGAACTGCGAGCAACCGGCGAGCACGCCCGGAAGCGGTCACCGGAGGCACGCGACAGCCTTACCCCTCAAGAGGAGCAGATCGCACACATGGCCGCGCGGCACGCCACCAACGCCGAAATCGCTGCGCAGCTATTCATCAGCGCTAACACCGTCGACTACCACCTCCGCAAAGTGTTCAGAAAGCTCAACGTGAACTCAAGACGGGAGTTGACCTCGATGCACAAATCCGGCTAG
- a CDS encoding alpha/beta hydrolase, which translates to MNNKPPIVLVHGGFVDGSGWQGVYDQLTQQGYDVRVVQNPTTSLADDVGATILVLEQLDGPVVLVGHSYGGVVITQAGTHDQVSALVYIAAFAPDKGELVSTLIADPPPGAPVPPILPPVEGFLFLDRDKFAASFAADLPASQAAFMADSQVPWGVKALDGDVTEPAWRVKPSWYLVATDDRMIPPPAQRAMAERAGSTTVEVPGSHAIYVSQPAAVANLISQAAEAVVQPH; encoded by the coding sequence ATGAACAACAAACCACCGATCGTCTTGGTCCACGGCGGTTTCGTCGACGGCTCAGGATGGCAAGGCGTCTACGACCAGCTCACCCAGCAAGGCTACGACGTCCGCGTCGTGCAGAACCCCACCACTTCGCTCGCTGATGACGTGGGAGCCACGATCCTCGTGCTCGAGCAGCTCGACGGCCCGGTCGTGCTCGTCGGCCACTCCTACGGCGGTGTCGTCATCACCCAGGCCGGAACCCACGACCAGGTCAGCGCCCTGGTGTATATCGCCGCCTTCGCACCCGACAAGGGCGAATTGGTCAGCACCCTCATCGCGGACCCGCCCCCTGGCGCCCCGGTCCCCCCGATCCTCCCCCCGGTCGAGGGATTTCTGTTCCTCGACCGCGACAAGTTCGCCGCTTCCTTCGCGGCGGACCTGCCGGCCAGCCAGGCCGCCTTCATGGCCGACTCCCAGGTGCCCTGGGGAGTTAAGGCCCTCGACGGCGACGTAACCGAGCCCGCCTGGCGGGTCAAGCCCAGCTGGTACCTCGTGGCTACCGACGACCGGATGATCCCGCCCCCCGCCCAGCGGGCCATGGCCGAACGAGCCGGCTCGACGACAGTCGAGGTCCCCGGAAGCCACGCCATCTACGTATCCCAACCTGCTGCGGTTGCGAACCTCATATCTCAGGCCGCCGAAGCGGTGGTCCAACCGCACTGA
- a CDS encoding STAS domain-containing protein, producing the protein MIEIQTCTDGRVKLRPFGDFTWTSAVSLRHLVHDAICQELDLTIDLSRVEGIDAAGLSALVGSIRRARSAGGTAQVINARPRVTAVFELAGVKDLLIRTIATADDVA; encoded by the coding sequence ATGATCGAGATCCAAACTTGCACCGATGGTCGGGTGAAGCTGCGCCCGTTTGGAGACTTCACCTGGACGTCAGCCGTGTCTCTTCGACACCTGGTCCATGACGCGATTTGCCAGGAGCTTGACCTGACCATCGATCTGTCGCGCGTCGAAGGCATTGATGCCGCAGGCTTGAGCGCTCTGGTCGGTTCAATTCGCCGCGCTCGATCGGCAGGAGGGACCGCACAGGTGATCAACGCGCGACCTCGGGTCACAGCGGTATTCGAGCTCGCTGGAGTCAAGGACCTCCTAATCAGAACAATCGCTACGGCTGATGACGTGGCGTGA
- a CDS encoding LysR family transcriptional regulator: protein MELRQLEAFVAVAEERNFTRAAARLHVAQSGLSATIRSLERELHAPLFLRTTRQVELTPAGGVLVVEARRTLAAARAAVEAVAAVEGVQHGTLSLGIMQASSFIDLAGLLIRFRDEYPGIELRLQQSGATELARLLREHAADLILTIGSDEADPEVLSKPLVRSPVIIACRADHSFASKKTIELKQLAGQPLVGFPQGWGVRDLTDHAMQSEGVQPSYAFEVNDTATMLDLVQAGCGVGVLPEVMAALRPELCSVSIKGRQRTWTIAAQVLAPAPPNPAARALWTMLDSL from the coding sequence ATGGAGCTTCGTCAGCTCGAGGCATTCGTGGCTGTAGCTGAGGAACGCAACTTCACCCGGGCCGCCGCCCGCCTCCACGTGGCGCAATCCGGCTTGTCCGCCACCATCCGGTCTCTCGAGCGGGAACTGCACGCACCGCTGTTTCTGCGCACCACCCGCCAAGTCGAACTCACCCCGGCCGGGGGCGTTCTCGTAGTCGAGGCCCGGAGGACCCTCGCCGCGGCTCGCGCAGCGGTTGAAGCGGTTGCAGCGGTTGAAGGCGTACAACATGGAACGCTGAGCCTGGGGATCATGCAGGCCAGCTCGTTCATCGACCTGGCCGGGTTGCTGATCCGCTTCCGCGACGAATATCCCGGTATCGAGCTCCGATTGCAGCAGTCCGGCGCCACGGAGCTCGCCCGGTTGCTCCGAGAACACGCCGCGGATCTGATCTTGACCATCGGTTCCGACGAGGCCGACCCGGAGGTGCTGTCCAAACCTCTCGTCCGATCCCCAGTGATCATCGCCTGCCGCGCCGACCACTCCTTCGCGTCCAAGAAGACGATCGAACTGAAACAGCTCGCCGGCCAACCTCTCGTGGGTTTCCCCCAGGGGTGGGGGGTCAGAGACCTCACCGACCACGCAATGCAATCCGAAGGAGTGCAACCCTCCTATGCGTTCGAGGTCAACGACACCGCCACGATGCTCGACCTCGTCCAAGCCGGCTGCGGGGTCGGTGTCCTGCCCGAAGTCATGGCCGCTCTTCGCCCCGAGCTGTGCAGCGTGTCCATCAAAGGGCGTCAGCGGACCTGGACCATCGCCGCACAAGTGCTCGCACCTGCGCCACCCAACCCGGCTGCCAGAGCATTGTGGACCATGCTGGACTCCTTGTAA
- a CDS encoding YoaK family protein, with the protein MQTHRSLIRNTVRQFTADPRDGRLPALLLALTVVTGLVDAVSILELGRVFVANMTGNIVFIGFAVASAPGFSLTASLIALAGFLAGAGAGGPLTRRLGSSRTRLLAITAGTELVLVGTATIVVAAVAIPLPSGARDAVAGLLALAMGVQNTTARSLAVPDLTTTVLTMTLTGIASDVRAGATPTIFRRLLSVAAMLAGAAIGALLVIHSETALTLAIAVGLLLMVGAMALQARTVAPEAAAAKTPAH; encoded by the coding sequence GTGCAGACACATCGGAGCCTCATCCGCAACACGGTTCGCCAGTTCACAGCCGATCCCCGCGACGGGCGACTCCCAGCCTTGCTGTTGGCATTGACCGTGGTGACCGGGCTGGTCGACGCCGTCAGCATCCTCGAACTGGGCCGGGTGTTCGTGGCCAACATGACCGGCAACATCGTCTTCATCGGCTTCGCCGTGGCTAGTGCTCCCGGCTTCTCCCTGACCGCATCGCTCATCGCGCTCGCAGGGTTCCTGGCCGGTGCCGGAGCGGGAGGCCCGCTCACCCGTCGTCTCGGTTCCAGCCGCACCCGGCTCCTCGCTATCACCGCAGGCACAGAACTTGTACTGGTGGGGACCGCCACGATCGTCGTCGCGGCAGTAGCGATACCGCTCCCCTCGGGAGCACGGGACGCTGTGGCCGGTCTGCTCGCCCTCGCCATGGGAGTTCAGAACACCACAGCCCGCAGCCTCGCTGTTCCTGATCTGACCACCACGGTCCTGACGATGACGCTCACCGGGATCGCCTCGGACGTCCGGGCGGGGGCAACACCGACGATTTTCAGGAGGCTGTTGTCGGTGGCCGCCATGCTCGCCGGCGCAGCCATCGGCGCGCTCTTGGTGATCCACTCCGAAACCGCGCTGACGCTGGCCATCGCCGTTGGACTGCTGCTGATGGTCGGCGCTATGGCGTTACAGGCGAGGACTGTCGCCCCCGAAGCGGCGGCCGCGAAGACACCCGCTCACTAG
- a CDS encoding aldo/keto reductase: MRYVQLGKTGLEVSELALGTWAYGGDWGSFDEEEAKATIRRAVELGVTLFDTAQAYGFGISERLLGDTLWKVTRRDQVVVATKGGLRMDGENLLRDNSAGWLRAGVESSLRNLRIEYIDLYQLHWPDLRTPPEETAGALEKLVGEGKIRHVGVSNYDPKQMAELASHGRVETLQPPYHMFHRDIEDEILPYTAEHGIGVLVYGPLAHGMLAGRMTPETTFPADDWRNHSPDFNGERFETNLRVVERLREFAQSRGIPLAQLAVAWTISNPAVDVAIVGARRPLQLEGLTPASEIQLSDSDRSDIDLILADSVRVAGPSPEGM, encoded by the coding sequence ATGAGATACGTTCAGTTGGGAAAGACCGGGCTGGAGGTCTCCGAGCTGGCCCTCGGAACTTGGGCCTACGGCGGGGACTGGGGCTCCTTCGACGAAGAAGAGGCCAAGGCCACGATCCGAAGGGCCGTGGAGCTTGGCGTCACCTTGTTCGACACGGCCCAGGCGTACGGGTTCGGCATCTCCGAGCGGCTGCTCGGCGACACGCTGTGGAAGGTCACCCGCCGCGACCAGGTGGTGGTGGCCACCAAAGGCGGTCTGCGCATGGATGGCGAGAACCTGTTGCGCGACAACAGCGCCGGATGGCTGCGAGCTGGCGTCGAGTCCAGCCTTCGGAACCTGCGCATCGAGTACATCGACCTCTACCAGCTCCACTGGCCGGACCTGCGCACCCCACCCGAGGAGACCGCAGGGGCCCTCGAGAAGCTGGTAGGTGAAGGAAAAATTCGCCACGTCGGTGTGTCGAACTATGACCCCAAGCAGATGGCCGAGCTGGCCTCGCACGGGAGGGTCGAAACGCTGCAGCCCCCGTATCACATGTTCCACCGTGACATCGAGGACGAAATCCTCCCCTACACCGCCGAGCACGGGATCGGCGTGCTCGTCTACGGGCCGCTCGCCCACGGGATGCTCGCCGGGCGCATGACCCCTGAGACGACATTCCCAGCCGACGACTGGCGAAACCACAGCCCCGATTTCAACGGTGAACGTTTCGAAACCAACCTGCGAGTGGTGGAGCGGCTAAGAGAGTTCGCTCAGTCCCGCGGGATCCCCTTGGCGCAACTGGCAGTGGCCTGGACCATCTCGAACCCGGCCGTAGACGTCGCCATCGTCGGGGCACGTCGTCCGTTACAGCTCGAGGGCCTGACCCCAGCCTCGGAGATCCAGCTGTCCGACTCGGATCGCAGCGACATAGATCTCATCCTTGCCGACTCGGTGCGGGTGGCCGGCCCCTCCCCCGAAGGCATGTGA
- a CDS encoding NAD(P)-dependent oxidoreductase, producing MSKIAFLGLGMMGSAMARRLIDAGNDLTVWDRTPSHTDPFAQVANAAASPGEAAVGAEFLITMLANPQALEDVLFGPNGVASAITAGQTWIDMSTVGPAEFATAAARLPAEVAKVDAPVRGSVPEATNGRLHIFVGSDDDLYGRVESLLQPLGDVRHAGGPGSGAAMKLVVNLALVAAMVTFGEALALAKALDLDQDAVMDVLSESPIGGIVNAKRANVQAGSYPASFKLELATKDMGLVEEAAQTAGLSLAEATAVSHWMQTAMSQGAGQLDFSAVAATILGQSAIESSVHSLNTLS from the coding sequence ATGTCAAAAATCGCATTTCTCGGACTCGGCATGATGGGCAGCGCGATGGCCCGCCGGCTAATCGACGCCGGCAACGACCTCACCGTCTGGGACCGCACCCCCTCCCACACCGACCCCTTCGCCCAAGTCGCCAACGCTGCGGCTTCGCCAGGTGAGGCCGCGGTCGGAGCCGAGTTCCTCATCACCATGCTGGCCAACCCCCAGGCCCTCGAAGACGTCCTCTTCGGTCCGAACGGAGTTGCCTCGGCCATCACGGCCGGCCAGACATGGATCGACATGTCCACCGTCGGGCCCGCCGAGTTCGCCACAGCCGCCGCCCGTCTACCCGCCGAGGTCGCCAAGGTGGACGCCCCTGTCAGAGGAAGCGTGCCCGAAGCGACCAACGGGCGACTGCACATATTCGTCGGCTCCGACGACGACCTGTACGGCCGGGTCGAGTCGCTACTCCAGCCGTTGGGCGACGTCCGACACGCCGGCGGACCAGGCTCGGGAGCCGCGATGAAACTGGTCGTCAACCTGGCACTCGTAGCCGCCATGGTCACCTTCGGTGAAGCCCTCGCCCTCGCCAAGGCGCTGGATCTCGACCAGGACGCCGTCATGGACGTCCTGTCCGAATCACCCATAGGCGGAATCGTCAACGCCAAACGCGCCAACGTGCAAGCAGGCAGCTATCCCGCAAGCTTCAAACTCGAGCTGGCCACCAAAGACATGGGCCTGGTCGAAGAGGCCGCCCAAACAGCCGGGCTCTCACTCGCAGAAGCCACCGCAGTCAGCCACTGGATGCAAACGGCGATGAGCCAAGGAGCCGGACAGCTCGACTTCTCCGCTGTCGCCGCCACCATCCTCGGCCAATCAGCAATCGAGAGTTCGGTCCACTCCCTCAACACCCTTTCGTAA
- a CDS encoding DNA starvation/stationary phase protection protein has translation MTAITDTPRNMTTGFAASEELAGNLQQVLVDLIALHLQGKQAHWNLVGPNFRDLHLQLDEIVDLARDASDTIAERMRALGATPDGRAPIVAATASLSPLPSGEIATSQAVDLMTTALRNAAGTIRRVHDQVDAEDPSTSDLLHTIIDQLEKQAWMLSSENRTI, from the coding sequence ATGACAGCCATCACCGATACCCCCAGGAATATGACCACAGGTTTCGCCGCCAGCGAGGAACTCGCAGGCAACCTCCAACAGGTTCTAGTGGACCTCATTGCTTTGCACCTCCAGGGCAAGCAGGCCCACTGGAACCTGGTCGGCCCCAACTTCAGGGACCTCCACCTCCAGCTCGACGAGATCGTCGACCTCGCCCGCGACGCGAGCGACACCATCGCCGAGCGCATGCGAGCCCTAGGGGCCACCCCCGACGGGCGAGCCCCCATCGTGGCCGCGACCGCCAGCCTGAGTCCCCTGCCCTCAGGGGAGATCGCAACCTCCCAGGCCGTCGACCTGATGACCACCGCCCTGCGAAACGCAGCCGGAACCATCCGCCGGGTTCACGACCAAGTCGACGCCGAAGACCCCTCCACATCCGACCTGCTCCACACCATCATCGACCAACTCGAAAAGCAGGCTTGGATGCTCAGCTCCGAGAACCGGACAATCTGA
- a CDS encoding MBL fold metallo-hydrolase yields METTASITPSASGGLGPTPAETLREYAPVPRSALGPAVNDHGYFVGQVERNLYWVTDGVYQSGFLATPDGVVLLDAPPSIGHNLQRAVDEIAGASGVSNRVTHLIYSHHHADHAGASFLFGRNVVRIGHEETRRLLLRDDDPARPPPDETFQSHLTLDIGGERIDLAWYGSNHSPDNIYIHLPDHDALMLVDVVNSGWAPVGISGFGDIPGYLEAPSNALAYPWKHFIGGHSGRLGTREDVMLHRQYMADIAAGVTIALDTVDPTLYFQKYGPNTWAAMKAYHEAVSASAAAPVVEKYTGVLAAVDVCTASAAFKVMESMRLDLGYGSRVRR; encoded by the coding sequence ATGGAGACAACGGCGTCGATCACCCCGTCAGCGTCAGGAGGACTTGGACCCACGCCCGCTGAGACGTTGCGGGAATACGCTCCAGTCCCTCGGTCGGCGCTGGGCCCGGCGGTGAACGACCACGGTTACTTCGTAGGACAAGTCGAGCGGAACCTCTATTGGGTCACCGACGGCGTCTACCAGTCTGGCTTCTTGGCCACCCCGGATGGTGTCGTTCTGCTCGACGCACCCCCGAGCATCGGCCACAACCTGCAGAGGGCGGTGGATGAGATCGCAGGCGCCAGCGGGGTCAGCAACCGCGTGACCCACCTGATCTATTCGCATCATCATGCTGACCACGCCGGTGCGTCGTTCCTGTTCGGCAGGAACGTCGTACGGATCGGGCATGAGGAGACGAGGCGACTCCTGCTGCGCGACGACGACCCGGCGAGGCCGCCACCGGATGAGACATTTCAGTCCCACCTCACTCTTGACATCGGCGGTGAGCGGATCGACCTCGCGTGGTACGGGTCGAACCACTCTCCCGACAACATCTACATCCACCTGCCCGACCACGACGCCCTCATGCTCGTCGACGTAGTCAACTCGGGCTGGGCGCCCGTGGGCATCTCCGGCTTCGGGGACATCCCCGGGTACCTCGAGGCCCCCTCCAATGCCCTGGCGTATCCGTGGAAGCACTTCATCGGTGGCCACTCTGGACGGCTCGGGACCCGGGAGGACGTGATGCTCCACCGGCAGTACATGGCGGATATCGCGGCCGGCGTAACGATCGCGCTCGACACCGTCGATCCGACCCTGTACTTCCAGAAATACGGACCTAACACCTGGGCTGCGATGAAGGCATACCACGAAGCCGTCAGCGCCAGCGCCGCGGCGCCGGTCGTCGAGAAATACACCGGCGTGCTGGCGGCGGTCGATGTCTGCACCGCCAGCGCCGCGTTCAAGGTCATGGAGTCCATGCGCCTCGATTTGGGATACGGCTCACGGGTCCGCCGTTAA